One window of the Natrinema sp. CBA1119 genome contains the following:
- a CDS encoding MarR family transcriptional regulator, with protein sequence MLMQDTQSTDRLSPLPTELDSAQSKLVYVTLEATGGATTGELSQLLNMQKLTILSVLSSLSSQGLIEETGSAYVVAN encoded by the coding sequence ATGTTGATGCAAGATACGCAATCGACCGACCGACTCAGCCCGCTTCCGACCGAACTTGACTCCGCACAGAGCAAACTCGTGTACGTCACCCTCGAGGCCACCGGCGGGGCGACGACCGGAGAACTGAGCCAACTCCTGAACATGCAGAAGCTCACCATCCTGAGCGTGCTCTCGTCGCTCTCGAGTCAGGGGCTGATCGAGGAGACCGGGTCGGCGTACGTCGTCGCGAACTGA
- a CDS encoding RimK family alpha-L-glutamate ligase encodes MIDLAVANEKQTFRRMQEPLAGRGIRVHHVPVRERTVALGDPPWSPDDYDVGFVYPGRLMEGGVADALLEIPWLNDHETVLTSRNKAEVLARLERAALPVPESVYVSNDVGEAELVAVFERFEPPVVVKPNSTTRGVGVAKAHDLDSFLGICDYLSLVHDYKATGDQSFLVQEYLPNATDYRVMVLEGEYVGAVERRLPDDAVREGQWKHNVHRGAEATGIDLPEPWRDLAESVAAELEIPFLGVDLLETGEKLVVNETNARPTIDEETKYEPEFYDRLAAAIRDVAD; translated from the coding sequence ATGATCGATCTCGCGGTCGCCAACGAGAAACAGACGTTTCGGCGGATGCAGGAGCCGCTGGCCGGACGAGGCATACGGGTTCACCACGTGCCCGTACGCGAGCGCACGGTCGCGCTCGGTGATCCGCCGTGGTCGCCCGACGACTACGACGTCGGCTTCGTCTATCCCGGTCGGCTGATGGAGGGCGGCGTCGCGGACGCCCTGCTCGAAATCCCGTGGCTCAACGACCACGAGACGGTGTTGACCTCGCGGAACAAGGCCGAGGTACTGGCGCGACTCGAGCGGGCCGCCCTTCCGGTGCCGGAGTCCGTCTACGTCTCGAACGACGTCGGCGAGGCCGAACTGGTCGCGGTCTTCGAGCGGTTCGAGCCGCCGGTCGTGGTCAAACCGAACTCGACGACGCGGGGCGTCGGCGTCGCGAAAGCCCACGATCTGGACTCTTTCCTGGGTATCTGTGATTACCTCTCGCTGGTCCACGACTACAAGGCGACCGGCGACCAGTCGTTTCTGGTCCAGGAGTACCTCCCGAACGCGACCGACTACCGGGTGATGGTGCTCGAGGGGGAGTACGTCGGCGCGGTCGAGCGCCGGCTCCCCGATGACGCGGTTCGCGAGGGCCAGTGGAAACACAACGTCCACCGCGGGGCGGAAGCGACCGGGATCGACCTCCCCGAACCGTGGCGCGATCTGGCCGAATCGGTCGCGGCCGAGCTCGAGATCCCCTTCCTGGGCGTCGATCTGCTCGAGACCGGCGAGAAACTGGTGGTCAACGAGACGAACGCGCGACCGACGATCGACGAGGAGACGAAGTACGAGCCGGAGTTCTACGATCGGCTCGCGGCCGCGATACGCGACGTCGCGGACTGA
- a CDS encoding 50S ribosomal protein L16 — translation MSDKPASMYREISKPAYTRREYITGIPGSKIAQHKMGDVKADPDDYPVQMSLITEEEVQLRHGSLEASRLSANRHMLKNAGENNYKMILRKFPHQVIRENKQATGAGADRVSDGMRQAFGKIVGTAARMGAGERIFTIWCDVDDAEFAKDALRRSYNKISPPCRIVIERGEEELIA, via the coding sequence ATGTCAGACAAGCCCGCCTCCATGTACCGGGAGATCAGTAAGCCGGCCTACACGCGCCGCGAATACATTACTGGTATCCCTGGCTCGAAGATCGCACAGCACAAGATGGGCGACGTCAAAGCGGATCCCGACGACTACCCCGTCCAGATGAGCCTCATCACGGAAGAAGAGGTCCAGCTCCGCCACGGAAGCCTCGAGGCCTCGCGCCTCTCGGCGAACCGTCACATGCTGAAAAACGCCGGCGAGAACAACTACAAGATGATCCTGCGGAAGTTCCCCCACCAGGTCATTCGGGAGAACAAGCAGGCGACGGGTGCCGGGGCGGACCGTGTCTCCGACGGAATGCGCCAGGCGTTCGGGAAGATCGTCGGCACCGCCGCCCGAATGGGCGCCGGCGAGCGCATCTTCACCATCTGGTGTGACGTCGACGACGCCGAGTTCGCCAAGGACGCGCTCCGTCGCTCCTACAACAAGATCTCGCCGCCGTGTCGCATCGTCATCGAGCGCGGCGAGGAAGAACTAATAGCGTAA
- a CDS encoding type II glyceraldehyde-3-phosphate dehydrogenase, translated as MQQVAINGYGTIGKRVADAVRQQPDMEVLGVAKTRPNFEAETAIQKGFPLYAAIEEREELFAEAGLEIAGPVEELVAEADVVVDATPSGIGAQNKELYEEHDTPALYQGGEDAELTDVSFNARSNFENAVDADHVRVVSCNTTGLSRVIAPLREAYGVEKVRATLVRRGGDPGQSDRGPINDILPNPVTIPSHHGPDVETIFPDLDIDTLGMKVPATLMHMHSLNVTLEEEVDASEIRELFADESRLFLIPERLDIDGSGTLKEYALDAGRPRGDIWENCVWEESVSTVGRDLYLFQGIHQESDVVPENVDAIRAVTGSADAAESIETTNETLGIGL; from the coding sequence ATGCAACAGGTCGCAATCAACGGCTACGGTACGATCGGCAAGCGCGTCGCGGACGCCGTCCGGCAACAGCCCGACATGGAGGTGCTGGGTGTCGCGAAGACGCGCCCGAACTTCGAGGCCGAGACGGCGATCCAAAAGGGGTTCCCGCTCTACGCGGCAATCGAAGAGCGCGAGGAACTGTTCGCCGAGGCCGGCCTCGAGATCGCGGGCCCGGTCGAGGAACTCGTCGCCGAGGCCGACGTCGTCGTCGACGCAACACCCTCGGGAATCGGGGCCCAGAACAAGGAACTCTACGAGGAGCACGATACGCCCGCGCTCTACCAGGGCGGTGAGGACGCCGAACTCACCGACGTGAGCTTCAACGCGCGATCGAACTTCGAGAACGCCGTCGACGCCGATCACGTACGCGTCGTCTCCTGTAACACGACCGGCCTCTCTCGAGTCATCGCGCCGCTCCGGGAGGCCTACGGCGTCGAGAAGGTCCGCGCGACGCTCGTCCGTCGCGGCGGCGACCCCGGCCAGTCCGACCGCGGGCCGATCAACGACATCCTCCCGAACCCGGTGACGATCCCCTCCCACCACGGTCCCGATGTCGAGACCATCTTCCCCGACCTCGACATCGACACGCTCGGGATGAAGGTGCCCGCGACGCTGATGCATATGCACAGCCTCAACGTCACGCTCGAGGAGGAAGTCGACGCGAGCGAGATCCGCGAACTGTTCGCCGACGAGTCGCGCCTGTTCCTGATCCCCGAGCGGCTGGACATCGACGGCAGCGGGACGCTCAAGGAGTACGCACTGGACGCGGGCCGGCCGCGCGGCGACATCTGGGAGAACTGCGTCTGGGAGGAATCGGTCTCGACCGTCGGACGCGATCTGTACCTGTTCCAGGGGATCCATCAGGAGAGCGATGTCGTACCGGAGAACGTCGACGCGATCCGGGCCGTGACCGGCAGTGCCGACGCCGCAGAGAGCATCGAGACGACCAACGAGACGCTGGGAATCGGACTGTAA
- a CDS encoding Hsp20/alpha crystallin family protein: MRRDDRDEPFDDLFREIERMMNEMMNGADANVDFNSSNTVDNGFGMDTHVDIHETDEEVRVVADLPGVEKDNIELECDGKTLTISAESEHRQYDERVSLPTRVNEHTASATYNNGILEVVFDRAEQSSDISLE; this comes from the coding sequence ATGCGCCGAGACGACCGCGACGAACCCTTCGACGACCTGTTCCGCGAGATTGAGCGAATGATGAACGAGATGATGAACGGCGCGGACGCCAACGTGGACTTCAACTCCTCGAATACTGTCGATAACGGCTTCGGCATGGACACCCACGTCGACATCCACGAGACCGACGAGGAGGTCCGCGTCGTCGCGGATCTCCCCGGCGTCGAGAAGGACAACATCGAACTCGAGTGCGACGGCAAGACGCTGACCATCTCCGCCGAGAGCGAACACCGCCAGTACGACGAACGCGTCTCGCTGCCGACCCGCGTCAACGAGCACACCGCGTCCGCGACCTACAACAACGGCATTCTCGAGGTCGTCTTCGATCGCGCCGAACAGTCGTCGGACATCAGCCTCGAGTAA